A window of the Penaeus vannamei isolate JL-2024 chromosome 19, ASM4276789v1, whole genome shotgun sequence genome harbors these coding sequences:
- the MTA1-like gene encoding metastasis-associated protein MTA3 isoform X4, whose protein sequence is MANNMYRVGDYVYFETSSTSPYQIRRIEELNKTPNGNVEAKVMCFYRRRDISSNLIMLADKHQSALDEDESEGEGGDSGSTIVTPAGEVLNSGERHQLRHRELFLSRQIETLPATHIRGKCTVTLLNETELLLAYLNKEDTFFYSLVYDPQQKTLLADKGEIRVGSRFQADITNLLKEGESDGRNMEELESLVWTPYHGLTDRQIDQFLVMSRSVGTFARALDCSSSVKQPSLHMSAAAASRDVTLFHAMDTLHKHNYDISKALCSLIPATGPVLCRDEMEEWSASEANLFEEALEKYGKDFNDIRQDFLPWKTLKNIIEYYYMWKTTDRYVQQKRVKAVEAESKLKQVYIPNYNKPNPAALSNGKTSMVNGNGTDVSVSGKACESCHTTSSSQWYAWGPSHLQCRLCNSCWQYWKKFGGLKLPSRIGREEERLHSGSRSQRCNVGGCGREYKTRSQLIRHAAQAHGVALRAGSPRPIMKTRAAIMVHTSLPIRVMRRLCQDIIQPRKACRNPTWPINAANIRQESLQRMGGKSFEDFAYLVKRGTGRRRGRVSHVSIRLGQKDLACPAWMLPTDKLLLPKQPHIAFPKPPKGPDGSLIYTPVPNRELPVVNNTSPTLLKRRAYEEINGMDGLQPPKRLKEMEALDSLRLNQLGVNPPPGLTVTPVGVNGSPGLTPPVVPTPPPLMAGVPNLGTPNTPGRAKIATVSRVGGRPRIISWMDAPDDVYFYATESTKKLRRSLTTNDLKRAARRPWKKIVEKEPSPSTPTPTTTPTPTPTPTPITPFTHLTSD, encoded by the exons GTGCCTTAGACGAAGATGAGAGTGAAGGTGAAGGGGGTGATTCTGGGTCCACTATTGTAACTCCAGCTGGTGAGGTCCTCAACTCAGGGGAGCGCCATCAACTTCGGCACCGCGAGCTCTTCCTTTCCCGACAGATAGAAACCCTCCCTGCCACGCACATAAGGGGCAAGTGCACAGTCACGTTACTCAACGAGACAGAGTTGCTCTTGGCCTATCTCAATAAAGAG GATACTTTCTTCTACTCTCTTGTATATGACCCTCAGCAAAAGACATTGTTAGCAGATAAAGGTGAAATTAGAGTTGGTTCAAGATTTCAAGCAGATATTACAAACCTATTAAAAGAAG GAGAAAGTGATGGTCGTAATATGGAAGAATTAGAAAGTCTGGTCTGGACTCCATACCATGGTTTAACAGACCGCCAAATAGACCAGTTCTTAGTGATGTCACGGTCAGTAGGGACTTTTGCCAGAGCCTTAGACTGCTCTTCATCAGTCAAGCAGCCATCACTGCATATGAGTGCGGCAGCTGCATCGAGAGACGTCACATTA TTCCATGCCATGGACACTTTACACAAGCACAACTATGACATCAGCAAAGCATTATGTTCCCTAATACCTGCCACGGGGCCTGTCCTCTGTCGAGATGAGATGGAAGAGTGGTCAGCCTCTGAGGCAAACCTGTTTGAGGAAGCCCTTGAAAAGTATGGCAAGGACTTCAATGACATCAGACAAGATTTT CTGCCTTGGAAAACTCTAAAGAATATAATAGAGTACTACTATATGTGGAAAAcaacagatagatatgtacagcAGAAAAGAGTGAAGGCTGTTGAGGCAGAGTCCAAACTAAAGCAGGTTTACATTCCTAACTA TAACAAGCCAAATCCAGCAGCCCTCTCCAATGGTAAAACATCGATGGTGAATGGAAACGGAACTGATGTGTCTGTATCTGGCAAGGCCTGCGAGTCCTGTCACA CAACAAGCAGCAGTCAGTGGTATGCCTGGGGCCCATCTCACCTCCAGTGCCGACTATGTAACTCGTGCTGGCAATACTGGAAGAAGTTCGGAGGCCTAAAGCTTCCCTCCCGCATAGGCAGAGAAGAAG AACGACTGCACAGTGGCAGTCGTTCACAGCGGTGTAATGTAGGTGGGTGTGGACGAGAGTACAAGACACGATCGCAGTTAATTCGCCACGCTGCCCAAGCACATGGAGTGGCACTCCGAGCTGGCTCCCCAAGACCCATCATGAAAACTCGGGCAGCCATCATGGTACACACTAGCCTTCCCATTCGTGTAATGCGTCGCCTTTGTCAAGACATCATCCAACCAAGGAAAGCTTGTCGCAATCCAACTTGGCCCATCAATGCAGCAAATATTCGACAAGAGA GTCTCCAGCGGATGGGTGGGAAATCCTTTGAAGATTTTGCGTACCTGGTTAAGAGGGGGACGGGGCGGCGACGAGGGAGAGTGTCTCACGTGTCTATCCGCTTAGGCCAAAAGGACCTGGCTTGCCCCGCTTGGATGCTCCCCACGGACAAGTTGCTCCTCCCAAAACAACCTCACATAGCATTCCCAAAACCTCCCAAGGGACCAG ATGGCAGTCTGATATACACACCAGTACCCAACAGAGAGCTTCCTGTTGTCAATAACACCTCACCAACTTTGCTAAAGCGAAGGGCCTACGAGGAGATCAATGGAATGGACG GACTCCAGCCACCAAAGCGGTTAAAGGAGATGGAGGCACTGGACTCCTTGCGCCTGAACCAGCTGGGGGTGAACCCACCCCCGGGCTTGACGGTCACACCGGTGGGGGTGAACGGGAGTCCAGGCTTGACTCCGCCAGTGGTCCCGACGCCTCCACCCCTGATGGCGGGGGTCCCCAACCTGGGCACCCCGAACACCCCTGGGCGGGCCAAGATAGCAACAGTGTCGAGGGTGGGAGGCCGCCCCCGGATCATCTCTTGGATGGATGCCCCTGATGATGTGTACTTCTACGCCACAGAGTCTACcaa AAAATTGCGTAGAAGTTTAACTACGAACGACCTGAAGCGGGCAGCCCGAAGACCCTGGAAGAAGATCGTAGAGAAGGAGCCATCgccatccaccccaacccccacaaccacaccaacccccacccccacgccaacccccatcacccccttcacaCATCTTACGAGCGACTGA
- the MTA1-like gene encoding metastasis-associated protein MTA3 isoform X3, translating into MANNMYRVGDYVYFETSSTSPYQIRRIEELNKTPNGNVEAKVMCFYRRRDISSNLIMLADKHQSALDEDESEGEGGDSGSTIVTPAGEVLNSGERHQLRHRELFLSRQIETLPATHIRGKCTVTLLNETELLLAYLNKEDTFFYSLVYDPQQKTLLADKGEIRVGSRFQADITNLLKEGESDGRNMEELESLVWTPYHGLTDRQIDQFLVMSRSVGTFARALDCSSSVKQPSLHMSAAAASRDVTLFHAMDTLHKHNYDISKALCSLIPATGPVLCRDEMEEWSASEANLFEEALEKYGKDFNDIRQDFLPWKTLKNIIEYYYMWKTTDRYVQQKRVKAVEAESKLKQVYIPNYNKPNPAALSNGKTSMVNGNGTDVSVSGKACESCHTTSSSQWYAWGPSHLQCRLCNSCWQYWKKFGGLKLPSRIGREEERLHSGSRSQRCNVGGCGREYKTRSQLIRHAAQAHGVALRAGSPRPIMKTRAAIMVHTSLPIRVMRRLCQDIIQPRKACRNPTWPINAANIRQESLQRMGGKSFEDFAYLVKRGTGRRRGRVSHVSIRLGQKDLACPAWMLPTDKLLLPKQPHIAFPKPPKGPDGSLIYTPVPNRELPVVNNTSPTLLKRRAYEEINGMDEGELEEGLQPPKRLKEMEALDSLRLNQLGVNPPPGLTVTPVGVNGSPGLTPPVVPTPPPLMAGVPNLGTPNTPGRAKIATVSRVGGRPRIISWMDAPDDVYFYATESTKKLRRSLTTNDLKRAARRPWKKIVEKEPSPSTPTPTTTPTPTPTPTPITPFTHLTSD; encoded by the exons GTGCCTTAGACGAAGATGAGAGTGAAGGTGAAGGGGGTGATTCTGGGTCCACTATTGTAACTCCAGCTGGTGAGGTCCTCAACTCAGGGGAGCGCCATCAACTTCGGCACCGCGAGCTCTTCCTTTCCCGACAGATAGAAACCCTCCCTGCCACGCACATAAGGGGCAAGTGCACAGTCACGTTACTCAACGAGACAGAGTTGCTCTTGGCCTATCTCAATAAAGAG GATACTTTCTTCTACTCTCTTGTATATGACCCTCAGCAAAAGACATTGTTAGCAGATAAAGGTGAAATTAGAGTTGGTTCAAGATTTCAAGCAGATATTACAAACCTATTAAAAGAAG GAGAAAGTGATGGTCGTAATATGGAAGAATTAGAAAGTCTGGTCTGGACTCCATACCATGGTTTAACAGACCGCCAAATAGACCAGTTCTTAGTGATGTCACGGTCAGTAGGGACTTTTGCCAGAGCCTTAGACTGCTCTTCATCAGTCAAGCAGCCATCACTGCATATGAGTGCGGCAGCTGCATCGAGAGACGTCACATTA TTCCATGCCATGGACACTTTACACAAGCACAACTATGACATCAGCAAAGCATTATGTTCCCTAATACCTGCCACGGGGCCTGTCCTCTGTCGAGATGAGATGGAAGAGTGGTCAGCCTCTGAGGCAAACCTGTTTGAGGAAGCCCTTGAAAAGTATGGCAAGGACTTCAATGACATCAGACAAGATTTT CTGCCTTGGAAAACTCTAAAGAATATAATAGAGTACTACTATATGTGGAAAAcaacagatagatatgtacagcAGAAAAGAGTGAAGGCTGTTGAGGCAGAGTCCAAACTAAAGCAGGTTTACATTCCTAACTA TAACAAGCCAAATCCAGCAGCCCTCTCCAATGGTAAAACATCGATGGTGAATGGAAACGGAACTGATGTGTCTGTATCTGGCAAGGCCTGCGAGTCCTGTCACA CAACAAGCAGCAGTCAGTGGTATGCCTGGGGCCCATCTCACCTCCAGTGCCGACTATGTAACTCGTGCTGGCAATACTGGAAGAAGTTCGGAGGCCTAAAGCTTCCCTCCCGCATAGGCAGAGAAGAAG AACGACTGCACAGTGGCAGTCGTTCACAGCGGTGTAATGTAGGTGGGTGTGGACGAGAGTACAAGACACGATCGCAGTTAATTCGCCACGCTGCCCAAGCACATGGAGTGGCACTCCGAGCTGGCTCCCCAAGACCCATCATGAAAACTCGGGCAGCCATCATGGTACACACTAGCCTTCCCATTCGTGTAATGCGTCGCCTTTGTCAAGACATCATCCAACCAAGGAAAGCTTGTCGCAATCCAACTTGGCCCATCAATGCAGCAAATATTCGACAAGAGA GTCTCCAGCGGATGGGTGGGAAATCCTTTGAAGATTTTGCGTACCTGGTTAAGAGGGGGACGGGGCGGCGACGAGGGAGAGTGTCTCACGTGTCTATCCGCTTAGGCCAAAAGGACCTGGCTTGCCCCGCTTGGATGCTCCCCACGGACAAGTTGCTCCTCCCAAAACAACCTCACATAGCATTCCCAAAACCTCCCAAGGGACCAG ATGGCAGTCTGATATACACACCAGTACCCAACAGAGAGCTTCCTGTTGTCAATAACACCTCACCAACTTTGCTAAAGCGAAGGGCCTACGAGGAGATCAATGGAATGGACG AGGGCGAATTGGAAGAAG GACTCCAGCCACCAAAGCGGTTAAAGGAGATGGAGGCACTGGACTCCTTGCGCCTGAACCAGCTGGGGGTGAACCCACCCCCGGGCTTGACGGTCACACCGGTGGGGGTGAACGGGAGTCCAGGCTTGACTCCGCCAGTGGTCCCGACGCCTCCACCCCTGATGGCGGGGGTCCCCAACCTGGGCACCCCGAACACCCCTGGGCGGGCCAAGATAGCAACAGTGTCGAGGGTGGGAGGCCGCCCCCGGATCATCTCTTGGATGGATGCCCCTGATGATGTGTACTTCTACGCCACAGAGTCTACcaa AAAATTGCGTAGAAGTTTAACTACGAACGACCTGAAGCGGGCAGCCCGAAGACCCTGGAAGAAGATCGTAGAGAAGGAGCCATCgccatccaccccaacccccacaaccacaccaacccccacccccacgccaacccccatcacccccttcacaCATCTTACGAGCGACTGA
- the MTA1-like gene encoding metastasis-associated protein MTA1 isoform X8: MANNMYRVGDYVYFETSSTSPYQIRRIEELNKTPNGNVEAKVMCFYRRRDISSNLIMLADKHQSALDEDESEGEGGDSGSTIVTPAGEVLNSGERHQLRHRELFLSRQIETLPATHIRGKCTVTLLNETELLLAYLNKEDTFFYSLVYDPQQKTLLADKGEIRVGSRFQADITNLLKEGESDGRNMEELESLVWTPYHGLTDRQIDQFLVMSRSVGTFARALDCSSSVKQPSLHMSAAAASRDVTLFHAMDTLHKHNYDISKALCSLIPATGPVLCRDEMEEWSASEANLFEEALEKYGKDFNDIRQDFLPWKTLKNIIEYYYMWKTTDRYVQQKRVKAVEAESKLKQVYIPNYNKPNPAALSNGKTSMVNGNGTDVSVSGKACESCHTTSSSQWYAWGPSHLQCRLCNSCWQYWKKFGGLKLPSRIGREEDGSLIYTPVPNRELPVVNNTSPTLLKRRAYEEINGMDEGELEEGLQPPKRLKEMEALDSLRLNQLGVNPPPGLTVTPVGVNGSPGLTPPVVPTPPPLMAGVPNLGTPNTPGRAKIATVSRVGGRPRIISWMDAPDDVYFYATESTKKLRRSLTTNDLKRAARRPWKKIVEKEPSPSTPTPTTTPTPTPTPTPITPFTHLTSD; encoded by the exons GTGCCTTAGACGAAGATGAGAGTGAAGGTGAAGGGGGTGATTCTGGGTCCACTATTGTAACTCCAGCTGGTGAGGTCCTCAACTCAGGGGAGCGCCATCAACTTCGGCACCGCGAGCTCTTCCTTTCCCGACAGATAGAAACCCTCCCTGCCACGCACATAAGGGGCAAGTGCACAGTCACGTTACTCAACGAGACAGAGTTGCTCTTGGCCTATCTCAATAAAGAG GATACTTTCTTCTACTCTCTTGTATATGACCCTCAGCAAAAGACATTGTTAGCAGATAAAGGTGAAATTAGAGTTGGTTCAAGATTTCAAGCAGATATTACAAACCTATTAAAAGAAG GAGAAAGTGATGGTCGTAATATGGAAGAATTAGAAAGTCTGGTCTGGACTCCATACCATGGTTTAACAGACCGCCAAATAGACCAGTTCTTAGTGATGTCACGGTCAGTAGGGACTTTTGCCAGAGCCTTAGACTGCTCTTCATCAGTCAAGCAGCCATCACTGCATATGAGTGCGGCAGCTGCATCGAGAGACGTCACATTA TTCCATGCCATGGACACTTTACACAAGCACAACTATGACATCAGCAAAGCATTATGTTCCCTAATACCTGCCACGGGGCCTGTCCTCTGTCGAGATGAGATGGAAGAGTGGTCAGCCTCTGAGGCAAACCTGTTTGAGGAAGCCCTTGAAAAGTATGGCAAGGACTTCAATGACATCAGACAAGATTTT CTGCCTTGGAAAACTCTAAAGAATATAATAGAGTACTACTATATGTGGAAAAcaacagatagatatgtacagcAGAAAAGAGTGAAGGCTGTTGAGGCAGAGTCCAAACTAAAGCAGGTTTACATTCCTAACTA TAACAAGCCAAATCCAGCAGCCCTCTCCAATGGTAAAACATCGATGGTGAATGGAAACGGAACTGATGTGTCTGTATCTGGCAAGGCCTGCGAGTCCTGTCACA CAACAAGCAGCAGTCAGTGGTATGCCTGGGGCCCATCTCACCTCCAGTGCCGACTATGTAACTCGTGCTGGCAATACTGGAAGAAGTTCGGAGGCCTAAAGCTTCCCTCCCGCATAGGCAGAGAAGAAG ATGGCAGTCTGATATACACACCAGTACCCAACAGAGAGCTTCCTGTTGTCAATAACACCTCACCAACTTTGCTAAAGCGAAGGGCCTACGAGGAGATCAATGGAATGGACG AGGGCGAATTGGAAGAAG GACTCCAGCCACCAAAGCGGTTAAAGGAGATGGAGGCACTGGACTCCTTGCGCCTGAACCAGCTGGGGGTGAACCCACCCCCGGGCTTGACGGTCACACCGGTGGGGGTGAACGGGAGTCCAGGCTTGACTCCGCCAGTGGTCCCGACGCCTCCACCCCTGATGGCGGGGGTCCCCAACCTGGGCACCCCGAACACCCCTGGGCGGGCCAAGATAGCAACAGTGTCGAGGGTGGGAGGCCGCCCCCGGATCATCTCTTGGATGGATGCCCCTGATGATGTGTACTTCTACGCCACAGAGTCTACcaa AAAATTGCGTAGAAGTTTAACTACGAACGACCTGAAGCGGGCAGCCCGAAGACCCTGGAAGAAGATCGTAGAGAAGGAGCCATCgccatccaccccaacccccacaaccacaccaacccccacccccacgccaacccccatcacccccttcacaCATCTTACGAGCGACTGA
- the MTA1-like gene encoding metastasis-associated protein MTA3 isoform X1 → MANNMYRVGDYVYFETSSTSPYQIRRIEELNKTPNGNVEAKVMCFYRRRDISSNLIMLADKHQSALDEDESEGEGGDSGSTIVTPAGEVLNSGERHQLRHRELFLSRQIETLPATHIRGKCTVTLLNETELLLAYLNKEDTFFYSLVYDPQQKTLLADKGEIRVGSRFQADITNLLKEGESDGRNMEELESLVWTPYHGLTDRQIDQFLVMSRSVGTFARALDCSSSVKQPSLHMSAAAASRDVTLFHAMDTLHKHNYDISKALCSLIPATGPVLCRDEMEEWSASEANLFEEALEKYGKDFNDIRQDFLPWKTLKNIIEYYYMWKTTDRYVQQKRVKAVEAESKLKQVYIPNYNKPNPAALSNGKTSMVNGNGTDVSVSGKACESCHTTSSSQWYAWGPSHLQCRLCNSCWQYWKKFGGLKLPSRIGREEADIDSESGRKSADIFGEERLHSGSRSQRCNVGGCGREYKTRSQLIRHAAQAHGVALRAGSPRPIMKTRAAIMVHTSLPIRVMRRLCQDIIQPRKACRNPTWPINAANIRQESLQRMGGKSFEDFAYLVKRGTGRRRGRVSHVSIRLGQKDLACPAWMLPTDKLLLPKQPHIAFPKPPKGPDGSLIYTPVPNRELPVVNNTSPTLLKRRAYEEINGMDEGELEEGLQPPKRLKEMEALDSLRLNQLGVNPPPGLTVTPVGVNGSPGLTPPVVPTPPPLMAGVPNLGTPNTPGRAKIATVSRVGGRPRIISWMDAPDDVYFYATESTKKLRRSLTTNDLKRAARRPWKKIVEKEPSPSTPTPTTTPTPTPTPTPITPFTHLTSD, encoded by the exons GTGCCTTAGACGAAGATGAGAGTGAAGGTGAAGGGGGTGATTCTGGGTCCACTATTGTAACTCCAGCTGGTGAGGTCCTCAACTCAGGGGAGCGCCATCAACTTCGGCACCGCGAGCTCTTCCTTTCCCGACAGATAGAAACCCTCCCTGCCACGCACATAAGGGGCAAGTGCACAGTCACGTTACTCAACGAGACAGAGTTGCTCTTGGCCTATCTCAATAAAGAG GATACTTTCTTCTACTCTCTTGTATATGACCCTCAGCAAAAGACATTGTTAGCAGATAAAGGTGAAATTAGAGTTGGTTCAAGATTTCAAGCAGATATTACAAACCTATTAAAAGAAG GAGAAAGTGATGGTCGTAATATGGAAGAATTAGAAAGTCTGGTCTGGACTCCATACCATGGTTTAACAGACCGCCAAATAGACCAGTTCTTAGTGATGTCACGGTCAGTAGGGACTTTTGCCAGAGCCTTAGACTGCTCTTCATCAGTCAAGCAGCCATCACTGCATATGAGTGCGGCAGCTGCATCGAGAGACGTCACATTA TTCCATGCCATGGACACTTTACACAAGCACAACTATGACATCAGCAAAGCATTATGTTCCCTAATACCTGCCACGGGGCCTGTCCTCTGTCGAGATGAGATGGAAGAGTGGTCAGCCTCTGAGGCAAACCTGTTTGAGGAAGCCCTTGAAAAGTATGGCAAGGACTTCAATGACATCAGACAAGATTTT CTGCCTTGGAAAACTCTAAAGAATATAATAGAGTACTACTATATGTGGAAAAcaacagatagatatgtacagcAGAAAAGAGTGAAGGCTGTTGAGGCAGAGTCCAAACTAAAGCAGGTTTACATTCCTAACTA TAACAAGCCAAATCCAGCAGCCCTCTCCAATGGTAAAACATCGATGGTGAATGGAAACGGAACTGATGTGTCTGTATCTGGCAAGGCCTGCGAGTCCTGTCACA CAACAAGCAGCAGTCAGTGGTATGCCTGGGGCCCATCTCACCTCCAGTGCCGACTATGTAACTCGTGCTGGCAATACTGGAAGAAGTTCGGAGGCCTAAAGCTTCCCTCCCGCATAGGCAGAGAAGAAG CTGATATTGACAgtgaaagtggaagaaaaagtgCTGATATTTTTGGGGAAG AACGACTGCACAGTGGCAGTCGTTCACAGCGGTGTAATGTAGGTGGGTGTGGACGAGAGTACAAGACACGATCGCAGTTAATTCGCCACGCTGCCCAAGCACATGGAGTGGCACTCCGAGCTGGCTCCCCAAGACCCATCATGAAAACTCGGGCAGCCATCATGGTACACACTAGCCTTCCCATTCGTGTAATGCGTCGCCTTTGTCAAGACATCATCCAACCAAGGAAAGCTTGTCGCAATCCAACTTGGCCCATCAATGCAGCAAATATTCGACAAGAGA GTCTCCAGCGGATGGGTGGGAAATCCTTTGAAGATTTTGCGTACCTGGTTAAGAGGGGGACGGGGCGGCGACGAGGGAGAGTGTCTCACGTGTCTATCCGCTTAGGCCAAAAGGACCTGGCTTGCCCCGCTTGGATGCTCCCCACGGACAAGTTGCTCCTCCCAAAACAACCTCACATAGCATTCCCAAAACCTCCCAAGGGACCAG ATGGCAGTCTGATATACACACCAGTACCCAACAGAGAGCTTCCTGTTGTCAATAACACCTCACCAACTTTGCTAAAGCGAAGGGCCTACGAGGAGATCAATGGAATGGACG AGGGCGAATTGGAAGAAG GACTCCAGCCACCAAAGCGGTTAAAGGAGATGGAGGCACTGGACTCCTTGCGCCTGAACCAGCTGGGGGTGAACCCACCCCCGGGCTTGACGGTCACACCGGTGGGGGTGAACGGGAGTCCAGGCTTGACTCCGCCAGTGGTCCCGACGCCTCCACCCCTGATGGCGGGGGTCCCCAACCTGGGCACCCCGAACACCCCTGGGCGGGCCAAGATAGCAACAGTGTCGAGGGTGGGAGGCCGCCCCCGGATCATCTCTTGGATGGATGCCCCTGATGATGTGTACTTCTACGCCACAGAGTCTACcaa AAAATTGCGTAGAAGTTTAACTACGAACGACCTGAAGCGGGCAGCCCGAAGACCCTGGAAGAAGATCGTAGAGAAGGAGCCATCgccatccaccccaacccccacaaccacaccaacccccacccccacgccaacccccatcacccccttcacaCATCTTACGAGCGACTGA
- the MTA1-like gene encoding metastasis-associated protein MTA3 isoform X7: MANNMYRVGDYVYFETSSTSPYQIRRIEELNKTPNGNVEAKVMCFYRRRDISSNLIMLADKHQSALDEDESEGEGGDSGSTIVTPAGEVLNSGERHQLRHRELFLSRQIETLPATHIRGKCTVTLLNETELLLAYLNKEDTFFYSLVYDPQQKTLLADKGEIRVGSRFQADITNLLKEGESDGRNMEELESLVWTPYHGLTDRQIDQFLVMSRSVGTFARALDCSSSVKQPSLHMSAAAASRDVTLFHAMDTLHKHNYDISKALCSLIPATGPVLCRDEMEEWSASEANLFEEALEKYGKDFNDIRQDFLPWKTLKNIIEYYYMWKTTDRYVQQKRVKAVEAESKLKQVYIPNYNKPNPAALSNGKTSMVNGNGTDVSVSGKACESCHTTSSSQWYAWGPSHLQCRLCNSCWQYWKKFGGLKLPSRIGREEADIDSESGRKSADIFGEERLHSGSRSQRCNVGGCGREYKTRSQLIRHAAQAHGVALRAGSPRPIMKTRAAIMVHTSLPIRVMRRLCQDIIQPRKACRNPTWPINAANIRQESLQRMGGKSFEDFAYLVKRGTGRRRGRVSHVSIRLGQKDLACPAWMLPTDKLLLPKQPHIAFPKPPKGPDGSLIYTPVPNRELPVVNNTSPTLLKRRAYEEINGMDENCVEV; this comes from the exons GTGCCTTAGACGAAGATGAGAGTGAAGGTGAAGGGGGTGATTCTGGGTCCACTATTGTAACTCCAGCTGGTGAGGTCCTCAACTCAGGGGAGCGCCATCAACTTCGGCACCGCGAGCTCTTCCTTTCCCGACAGATAGAAACCCTCCCTGCCACGCACATAAGGGGCAAGTGCACAGTCACGTTACTCAACGAGACAGAGTTGCTCTTGGCCTATCTCAATAAAGAG GATACTTTCTTCTACTCTCTTGTATATGACCCTCAGCAAAAGACATTGTTAGCAGATAAAGGTGAAATTAGAGTTGGTTCAAGATTTCAAGCAGATATTACAAACCTATTAAAAGAAG GAGAAAGTGATGGTCGTAATATGGAAGAATTAGAAAGTCTGGTCTGGACTCCATACCATGGTTTAACAGACCGCCAAATAGACCAGTTCTTAGTGATGTCACGGTCAGTAGGGACTTTTGCCAGAGCCTTAGACTGCTCTTCATCAGTCAAGCAGCCATCACTGCATATGAGTGCGGCAGCTGCATCGAGAGACGTCACATTA TTCCATGCCATGGACACTTTACACAAGCACAACTATGACATCAGCAAAGCATTATGTTCCCTAATACCTGCCACGGGGCCTGTCCTCTGTCGAGATGAGATGGAAGAGTGGTCAGCCTCTGAGGCAAACCTGTTTGAGGAAGCCCTTGAAAAGTATGGCAAGGACTTCAATGACATCAGACAAGATTTT CTGCCTTGGAAAACTCTAAAGAATATAATAGAGTACTACTATATGTGGAAAAcaacagatagatatgtacagcAGAAAAGAGTGAAGGCTGTTGAGGCAGAGTCCAAACTAAAGCAGGTTTACATTCCTAACTA TAACAAGCCAAATCCAGCAGCCCTCTCCAATGGTAAAACATCGATGGTGAATGGAAACGGAACTGATGTGTCTGTATCTGGCAAGGCCTGCGAGTCCTGTCACA CAACAAGCAGCAGTCAGTGGTATGCCTGGGGCCCATCTCACCTCCAGTGCCGACTATGTAACTCGTGCTGGCAATACTGGAAGAAGTTCGGAGGCCTAAAGCTTCCCTCCCGCATAGGCAGAGAAGAAG CTGATATTGACAgtgaaagtggaagaaaaagtgCTGATATTTTTGGGGAAG AACGACTGCACAGTGGCAGTCGTTCACAGCGGTGTAATGTAGGTGGGTGTGGACGAGAGTACAAGACACGATCGCAGTTAATTCGCCACGCTGCCCAAGCACATGGAGTGGCACTCCGAGCTGGCTCCCCAAGACCCATCATGAAAACTCGGGCAGCCATCATGGTACACACTAGCCTTCCCATTCGTGTAATGCGTCGCCTTTGTCAAGACATCATCCAACCAAGGAAAGCTTGTCGCAATCCAACTTGGCCCATCAATGCAGCAAATATTCGACAAGAGA GTCTCCAGCGGATGGGTGGGAAATCCTTTGAAGATTTTGCGTACCTGGTTAAGAGGGGGACGGGGCGGCGACGAGGGAGAGTGTCTCACGTGTCTATCCGCTTAGGCCAAAAGGACCTGGCTTGCCCCGCTTGGATGCTCCCCACGGACAAGTTGCTCCTCCCAAAACAACCTCACATAGCATTCCCAAAACCTCCCAAGGGACCAG ATGGCAGTCTGATATACACACCAGTACCCAACAGAGAGCTTCCTGTTGTCAATAACACCTCACCAACTTTGCTAAAGCGAAGGGCCTACGAGGAGATCAATGGAATGGACG AAAATTGCGTAGAAGTTTAA